The following proteins come from a genomic window of Pseudomonadota bacterium:
- a CDS encoding polyamine aminopropyltransferase, whose product MTAALLVSVFVIATCGLVYELLAGTVASYLLGDSVTQFSTVIGAYMFSMGVGSYISRYITRDLVARFVQVETMVGLMGGFSTTLLFIAFGQGWGFQLLLYVVVGIIGVLVGLEIPLLLRILEKRFEFSHLVSEVLSLDYLGALVASIMFPLVLVPKLGLIRSALLFGLLNVAVALWGTYVFASDLPRARLLRAQCIGALLMLVAAFAFSSQIVSFTEQGLYADDVIMARSSPYQRIVLTRRHSDVRLFLSGHLQFSSQDEYRYHEALVHPGLSAVAAPHRVLVLGGGDGMAIREVLKDDRVASVTHVDLDPEMTRLFSTNSMLTALNGRSLLSPKVHVTNADAFVWLGQHASERFDFIIVDFPDPSNFSVGKLYTTAFYHRLKNVLAPGGRVVVQSTSPLFARRSYWCIAETMRQAGLAITPYHVYVPAFGEWGFVLGGDAPTPVASRFPSGLRFLTPETTRAMFEFASDMKPLPVEVNRLDNQILVHYYDQDWHQVVQ is encoded by the coding sequence GTGACAGCCGCACTGCTGGTCTCGGTCTTCGTCATCGCCACGTGCGGCCTCGTGTACGAGCTGCTGGCCGGCACCGTGGCCAGCTACCTGCTGGGCGACAGCGTGACCCAGTTCTCGACGGTCATCGGCGCCTACATGTTCTCGATGGGCGTGGGGTCGTACATCTCACGCTACATCACCCGCGACCTGGTGGCGCGCTTCGTGCAGGTCGAGACCATGGTGGGCCTGATGGGCGGGTTCTCGACCACGCTGCTGTTCATCGCGTTCGGTCAGGGCTGGGGCTTCCAGCTGCTGCTCTACGTGGTGGTGGGCATCATCGGGGTTCTGGTGGGGCTCGAGATCCCGCTGCTGCTGCGCATCCTCGAGAAGCGCTTCGAGTTCAGCCACCTGGTCTCGGAGGTGCTGAGCCTCGACTACCTCGGGGCGCTGGTGGCCTCGATCATGTTCCCGCTGGTGCTGGTGCCGAAGCTGGGGCTCATCCGCTCGGCGCTGCTGTTCGGACTTCTCAACGTGGCCGTGGCGCTGTGGGGCACCTACGTGTTCGCCAGCGATCTCCCGCGCGCCCGCCTGCTGCGCGCCCAGTGCATCGGCGCGCTGCTGATGCTGGTCGCGGCCTTCGCCTTCTCGAGCCAGATCGTCTCGTTCACCGAGCAAGGGCTATACGCCGACGACGTGATCATGGCGCGCTCGAGCCCCTACCAGCGCATCGTGCTCACCCGCCGCCACAGCGACGTGCGCCTCTTTCTGAGCGGTCATCTGCAGTTCTCTTCACAAGACGAGTACCGCTACCACGAGGCCCTGGTTCATCCGGGGCTCTCCGCCGTGGCAGCGCCGCATCGCGTTCTTGTTCTCGGCGGAGGCGATGGCATGGCGATCCGGGAGGTGCTGAAGGACGATCGGGTCGCGTCGGTGACCCACGTCGACCTCGACCCCGAGATGACGCGGCTCTTCTCGACGAACTCGATGCTCACCGCGCTGAACGGCCGATCGCTGCTGTCGCCCAAGGTGCATGTGACCAATGCCGATGCCTTCGTCTGGCTGGGGCAGCACGCCAGCGAGCGGTTCGACTTCATCATCGTCGACTTCCCCGATCCGAGCAACTTCTCGGTGGGCAAGCTCTACACCACGGCCTTCTACCATCGGCTCAAGAACGTTCTGGCGCCCGGCGGTCGGGTGGTGGTGCAGAGCACCTCTCCCCTGTTCGCCCGACGCTCGTACTGGTGCATCGCCGAGACCATGCGCCAGGCGGGTCTCGCCATCACCCCCTATCACGTCTACGTGCCCGCCTTCGGCGAGTGGGGCTTCGTGCTAGGAGGAGATGCGCCGACGCCGGTGGCCTCCCGCTTCCCCAGCGGCCTGCGATTCCTCACCCCCGAGACGACGAGAGCGAT
- a CDS encoding DUF350 domain-containing protein codes for MIDTALLVKNLVNTGIFSILGLAILCLGFMVIDWLTPYDLWKEINEKENVALAIIVGAFSLGVSIIIAAALHG; via the coding sequence ATGATCGACACCGCGCTGCTGGTCAAGAACCTCGTCAACACCGGCATCTTCTCGATTCTCGGCCTGGCCATCCTGTGCCTGGGGTTCATGGTCATCGACTGGCTCACACCCTACGACCTCTGGAAGGAGATCAACGAGAAGGAGAATGTGGCCCTCGCCATCATCGTCGGCGCATTCTCGCTCGGGGTCTCAATCATCATCGCCGCCGCGCTGCACGGCTGA
- a CDS encoding DUF4178 domain-containing protein produces the protein MERVTKSQPSAATLRCRHCGAPFELRGGARTQVIVCAYCDSATDLTDPDYKLLWRYTERTKHAPTIPLGSRGTLRGEKLECIGFMRRSVEDDGERFSWSEYLLYNPFNGYRWLVEGEEGWSLVKVTHALPTSPNGTLITDAPPHASVTHLGVRYTFIESATAQVDYALGEFYWQVAVGQLADLTDYKSGDKLLSAEVSDVEIAWSAGTRISATEVRKSFRLPEEKPSQPPLASSPSALTGCALWAALFMWGMLGLILTVGFSMRSKSQNVFKSSYEYMTNARERSMVTAPFTIQGSSAADLDLVVDTTVNNRWAGFHLALLSEDSDIAYDGYVDISFYTGIEDGERWVEGSPSGSVTFSHVPPGSYRLFIEPESGTGSQPEAYNPGLPTPGPKLFDYTVKAISDVTLWSLYGYAMGGLFLLTLLFQTFVWLRDMADANATP, from the coding sequence AGCCAGCCCTCGGCCGCCACCCTGCGCTGCCGTCATTGCGGCGCGCCCTTCGAGCTGCGCGGAGGGGCTCGGACCCAGGTCATCGTCTGCGCCTACTGCGACTCGGCCACCGATCTCACCGACCCTGACTACAAGCTTCTGTGGCGCTACACCGAGCGAACGAAGCACGCACCCACCATCCCCCTGGGAAGCCGGGGCACGCTGCGCGGCGAGAAGCTCGAGTGCATCGGCTTCATGCGCCGCTCGGTGGAAGACGACGGCGAGCGCTTCTCTTGGTCGGAATACCTGCTCTACAACCCGTTCAACGGCTACCGATGGCTGGTCGAGGGCGAAGAGGGCTGGTCACTGGTGAAGGTCACCCACGCCCTGCCCACATCGCCGAACGGCACCCTCATCACCGACGCGCCGCCTCACGCTTCCGTGACCCACCTCGGCGTGCGCTACACCTTCATTGAGAGCGCGACAGCGCAGGTCGACTACGCCCTGGGCGAGTTCTACTGGCAGGTCGCCGTGGGACAGCTTGCCGACCTCACCGACTACAAGAGCGGCGACAAGCTGCTGTCGGCGGAGGTCAGCGACGTCGAGATCGCGTGGTCGGCCGGAACCCGCATCAGTGCCACCGAGGTTCGCAAGAGCTTCCGTCTCCCCGAGGAGAAACCGAGCCAGCCCCCCCTTGCTTCAAGCCCCAGCGCGCTCACGGGCTGCGCGCTGTGGGCCGCCTTGTTCATGTGGGGAATGCTGGGTCTCATTCTCACCGTCGGGTTCAGCATGCGCTCGAAATCGCAGAATGTGTTCAAGTCGAGCTACGAATACATGACCAACGCGCGAGAGCGCTCGATGGTCACCGCGCCGTTCACCATACAAGGCTCCTCCGCGGCAGATCTCGACCTCGTGGTGGATACCACCGTGAACAACCGATGGGCCGGCTTCCACCTGGCGCTGCTCAGCGAAGACAGCGACATCGCCTACGACGGCTACGTCGACATCAGCTTCTACACGGGTATCGAAGACGGTGAGCGCTGGGTTGAGGGGAGCCCCAGCGGCTCAGTCACCTTCTCGCACGTCCCGCCCGGGAGCTACCGATTGTTCATCGAACCGGAATCGGGAACCGGCAGCCAGCCGGAAGCCTACAACCCTGGCCTGCCCACCCCAGGTCCGAAGCTCTTCGACTACACGGTCAAGGCCATCAGCGACGTGACACTCTGGAGCCTCTACGGGTACGCCATGGGCGGCTTGTTCCTGCTGACCCTGCTCTTCCAGACCTTCGTCTGGCTCAGGGACATGGCCGACGCCAACGCCACCCCCTGA